From one Syngnathus typhle isolate RoL2023-S1 ecotype Sweden unplaced genomic scaffold, RoL_Styp_1.0 HiC_scaffold_41, whole genome shotgun sequence genomic stretch:
- the LOC133147307 gene encoding uncharacterized protein LOC133147307 isoform X1 codes for MPGPSGTCATATDDWLTISDPTKAISQCADSFLRIHQTESPLLLSMDIRKSPAEQDMALISFYKRNHVEWGRPLNCKLEGDTAIGQGVTRFFFSTCMEKLKSGFSINFANSNVTRLLEGETGHLVPSASHFLVESDMFMVAGRMVGHSFLHGGPCLLGISPAVIHVLLGGSPETATVTLEDCPDLDIRETIGLVIGRVTRQIKQLRRGLKETPMWTLLTQRPDTVALLFPEEGAGNFSPEVLLHRLTWPCEDSDDDDDCSVDTKCRISGYLRQFIANATPTELTNLVKFWTGWEILPPSLSVEVVEGRYPTASTCFETLRIPGHYKDYTSFKCDILACIYSCHTGFGLV; via the exons ATGCCTGGACCATCCGGAACTTGTGCAACTGCTACAGATG ACTGGTTAACTATCAGTGACCCCACCAAGGCCATATCTCAGTGTGCTGACAGTTTTCTGCGTATTCATCAAACTGAGAGCCCCTTACTTCTCAGCATGGACATCAGAAAAAGCCCTGCTGAACAGGACATGGCACTAATCTCCTTCTACAAGCGAAATCATGTGGAATGGGGACGGCCTCTGAATTGCAAACTTGAAG GAGATACTGCTATTGGACAGGGTGTAACTCGCTTCTTTTTCTCAACATGCATGGAAAAAttgaagtcagggttttccatcaATTTTG CAAACTCAAATGTTACGCGGCTTTTGGAAGGAGAGACTGGCCATTTGGTTCCCTCAGCCTCTCACTTTCTTGTTGAAAGTGATATGTTCATGGTGGCGGGGAGAATGGTAGGCCACTCCTTTCTACATGGCGGACCATGCCTGTTGGGAATCAGCCCTGCAGTGATTCATGTCCTACTTGGTGGAAGTCCTGAAACTGCAACTGTTACACTTGAAGACTGTCCAGACCTGGATATCAGAGAAACAATCGGACTT GTAATAGGACGTGTCACAAGGCAAATTAAGCAGCTGAGACGAGGTCTTAAAGAAACCCCAATGTGGACACTGTTGACCCAAAGACCAGACACAGTGGCTTTGCTTTTTCCTGAAGAGGGAGCAGGAAATTTCAGCCCTGAG GTGCTTCTTCATCGACTCACATGGCCTTGTGAGGATagtgacgatgatgacgattgTTCAGTTGACACCAAATGCCGCATATCGGGCTATCTTCGACAGTTCATTGCTAATG CAACACCAACTGAACTGACCAACCTGGTAAAATTCTGGACCGGATGGGAGATCCTACCACCAAGTCTCTCTGTAGAAGTGGTCGAGGGCAGATACCCCACAGCCTCCACTTGCTTTGAGACCCTGCGCATCCCAGGGCATTACAAGGATTACACATCTTTTAAATGTGACATCCTGGCCTGTATTTACAGTTGCCATACAGGATTTGGTCTTGTGTGA
- the LOC133147307 gene encoding uncharacterized protein LOC133147307 isoform X2, with protein MSYLVEVLKLQLLHLKTVQTWISEKQSDLLEGESILSDKDKQRVQDLAHAWDLPWLTEQNRRWLFEKLLIHAVIGRVTRQIKQLRRGLKETPMWTLLTQRPDTVALLFPEEGAGNFSPEVLLHRLTWPCEDSDDDDDCSVDTKCRISGYLRQFIANATPTELTNLVKFWTGWEILPPSLSVEVVEGRYPTASTCFETLRIPGHYKDYTSFKCDILACIYSCHTGFGLV; from the exons ATGTCCTACTTGGTGGAAGTCCTGAAACTGCAACTGTTACACTTGAAGACTGTCCAGACCTGGATATCAGAGAAACAATCGGACTT GCTTGAAGGGGAATCCATACTGTCAGATAAGGATAAACAGCGGGTCCAGGACTTGGCCCATGCCTGGGACCTCCCTTGGCTAACTGAGCAAAACAGGAGATGGCTTTTTGAAAAGCTTTTGATTCATGCT GTAATAGGACGTGTCACAAGGCAAATTAAGCAGCTGAGACGAGGTCTTAAAGAAACCCCAATGTGGACACTGTTGACCCAAAGACCAGACACAGTGGCTTTGCTTTTTCCTGAAGAGGGAGCAGGAAATTTCAGCCCTGAG GTGCTTCTTCATCGACTCACATGGCCTTGTGAGGATagtgacgatgatgacgattgTTCAGTTGACACCAAATGCCGCATATCGGGCTATCTTCGACAGTTCATTGCTAATG CAACACCAACTGAACTGACCAACCTGGTAAAATTCTGGACCGGATGGGAGATCCTACCACCAAGTCTCTCTGTAGAAGTGGTCGAGGGCAGATACCCCACAGCCTCCACTTGCTTTGAGACCCTGCGCATCCCAGGGCATTACAAGGATTACACATCTTTTAAATGTGACATCCTGGCCTGTATTTACAGTTGCCATACAGGATTTGGTCTTGTGTGA